One Tolypothrix bouteillei VB521301 DNA window includes the following coding sequences:
- a CDS encoding scytonemin biosynthesis sensor histidine kinase, with amino-acid sequence MLSESNSQPVLKPEEELQLAQILLDRVEEAAFCIDAKAEILYVNTAFCQMMGYSREELLSKRLEKIDLDFEMQKWSEQWSALKQQSSLTFKSRYQTKAGQVFLVQVKVNYVENQGRELGCAVACDRSQELVELSLRQYANKALQMGQQLPPEVIKYQNLETELAYLSLVCSALESTACGILALNFEGEFLCFNQKFIEMWGIPPSIHLSRECHKAKVFFESKVKDVEFFRTVVWNKTSESEEESCDLVELKDGRIFAHYSKPQRLGNQIVGRVWSISDVTESKRTEEALKLNESRFRTLAETTEASIFLIHNERFCYVNPATEILTGYSKKELLNNFNIKRLIKGKKLRQIYKQNGDACGEYQEMEILTKNGSQRWLACTVGLLDGALDFSSHQVKLITAIDITDYKQAESEVRQALEQTKQFSELRERFVSMLSHEFRTPLNVISFSADLLKRHFHQWTEEKNRSYLDLIQLAVQQISELLDEILLYRQAESGKLVCEPRSIHLDRFCVDIVAQMQLTTGNQKSVNFASHGNCQNAYLDPKLLQYILNNLLSNAIKYSSPGSTVTFELHCQSQEAIFLIKDPGIGIPVVDRQQIFEPFYRGSNVDNIPGTGLGLAIVKTLVDLHLGEIFVESVVGIGTTFTVKLPITYLRGDGYQ; translated from the coding sequence ATGCTATCTGAATCTAATTCCCAGCCGGTGCTAAAACCAGAAGAAGAGTTGCAACTTGCACAAATTCTACTTGATAGAGTTGAAGAAGCAGCATTTTGCATTGATGCAAAGGCAGAAATTCTTTACGTCAATACTGCATTCTGTCAGATGATGGGCTATTCTCGCGAGGAACTGCTCTCAAAGAGATTGGAGAAGATTGATTTGGATTTTGAGATGCAAAAATGGTCGGAGCAATGGTCCGCGCTGAAGCAACAAAGTTCCCTCACCTTTAAATCGCGATATCAGACGAAAGCAGGGCAAGTCTTTTTAGTACAAGTCAAGGTTAACTATGTAGAAAACCAAGGTAGAGAATTAGGTTGTGCAGTTGCTTGCGATCGCAGCCAAGAACTAGTAGAGTTAAGTTTAAGGCAATACGCAAACAAAGCCTTGCAAATGGGGCAACAGTTGCCGCCAGAGGTCATCAAATATCAAAATCTAGAAACAGAACTAGCATATTTGTCTCTAGTTTGTTCTGCCCTAGAATCAACAGCCTGTGGTATACTTGCGTTAAATTTTGAAGGAGAGTTTCTTTGCTTTAATCAAAAATTTATTGAAATGTGGGGCATTCCACCATCAATACATCTTTCTAGAGAATGCCATAAAGCAAAAGTCTTTTTTGAGAGCAAAGTCAAGGATGTAGAATTTTTTCGCACTGTTGTTTGGAACAAGACCAGCGAATCGGAAGAAGAAAGCTGCGATTTGGTAGAACTCAAGGATGGTAGGATATTTGCTCACTATTCCAAACCCCAGCGATTGGGAAATCAGATTGTTGGTAGAGTTTGGAGTATCTCAGATGTTACTGAATCCAAGCGAACAGAGGAAGCGCTCAAGTTAAATGAAAGCCGATTTCGGACTTTGGCAGAAACAACAGAAGCTAGTATTTTTCTAATTCATAACGAACGGTTTTGTTATGTAAATCCTGCTACAGAAATTCTAACTGGCTATTCAAAAAAGGAATTGCTGAATAACTTTAATATTAAAAGACTGATTAAAGGCAAAAAGCTCAGGCAAATATACAAACAGAATGGAGACGCTTGTGGTGAATATCAAGAGATGGAAATTCTAACTAAAAATGGTTCGCAAAGGTGGCTGGCTTGTACTGTAGGATTACTTGATGGAGCGCTTGATTTTTCGAGTCATCAAGTCAAGTTAATAACAGCAATTGATATTACCGACTACAAGCAAGCCGAATCAGAAGTGCGTCAAGCTCTTGAGCAGACAAAACAATTCAGCGAACTCCGAGAACGCTTTGTCTCCATGCTCAGTCATGAATTCCGCACACCTTTGAATGTTATTTCTTTCTCTGCTGATTTACTCAAACGTCATTTTCATCAATGGACAGAAGAGAAAAATCGTTCTTATCTGGATCTTATTCAACTTGCTGTTCAACAAATTAGCGAATTATTAGATGAAATCTTATTATACAGGCAAGCGGAATCAGGAAAGTTGGTGTGTGAGCCAAGATCGATTCACCTAGATAGGTTTTGTGTCGATATAGTTGCACAGATGCAGTTAACGACTGGCAATCAAAAGTCAGTTAACTTTGCGAGCCACGGTAACTGCCAGAACGCCTACTTAGATCCAAAGTTGTTACAGTATATTTTAAATAACTTACTCTCAAATGCTATCAAATATTCATCTCCAGGCAGTACCGTGACTTTTGAACTTCACTGTCAAAGTCAAGAAGCTATTTTTCTAATCAAAGATCCTGGCATTGGTATTCCAGTTGTAGATCGGCAACAAATTTTCGAGCCTTTTTATCGAGGTAGCAATGTTGACAACATACCAGGAACTGGACTGGGTCTTGCGATTGTAAAAACTCTCGTTGACTTACACCTGGGTGAAATTTTTGTAGAAAGTGTTGTTGGAATTGGCACGACTTTCACTGTCAAATTACCAATAACATACCTAAGAGGAGATGGCTACCAGTAG